One genomic segment of Dehalogenimonas alkenigignens includes these proteins:
- a CDS encoding HEAT repeat domain-containing protein, producing the protein MAAPGRKTKPEKPSFQSVIQKLTQGDRKLSSTDIAALSLAAPQDQALFKERWPDIAAEVKAGLLGRMEELAEGDATLDFSALYRVMLADPLPAVRAAALRGLWESEDPTLIRKLIPVMQSDPDAGVRAAAAEALGKFAMLAEHGKLRPETEELLAASLLGVFSDAGEETAVRRRALEAAAYLSRHEVRQAITDAYDSGDPELKAASLFAVGRNLDSSWLETLLDETTAELPEIRYEAAAALGEYEDERAVPCLIRLTADCDAEVRLAAITALGKVGGKLSKAHLEELTRSEDEAVREMAAEALEDLAEAAGLLSGEIETVRPVDAEEEERYWDGETYAG; encoded by the coding sequence ATGGCAGCCCCGGGTCGCAAAACTAAGCCTGAGAAACCATCATTCCAAAGCGTCATCCAGAAGCTGACGCAGGGAGACCGGAAGCTGTCGAGTACCGACATCGCCGCCCTGTCATTGGCGGCGCCGCAGGACCAGGCGCTTTTCAAGGAACGCTGGCCGGATATCGCCGCCGAGGTCAAGGCCGGCCTCCTGGGACGCATGGAGGAACTGGCTGAGGGCGACGCCACGCTGGATTTCTCCGCCCTCTACCGCGTCATGCTGGCCGATCCCCTGCCGGCGGTGCGCGCCGCCGCCCTGCGGGGCTTGTGGGAGTCCGAGGACCCCACGCTCATCCGAAAACTCATCCCCGTTATGCAGTCCGATCCGGATGCCGGGGTGCGCGCCGCCGCGGCGGAGGCGCTGGGCAAATTCGCCATGCTGGCCGAACACGGCAAGCTGCGCCCGGAGACTGAAGAACTGCTGGCGGCAAGCCTGCTCGGCGTTTTCAGCGACGCCGGGGAGGAAACCGCGGTGCGACGGCGGGCGCTGGAAGCGGCTGCCTACCTGTCGCGGCACGAGGTCAGGCAGGCGATCACCGACGCTTATGATTCCGGCGACCCGGAACTCAAGGCGGCCTCCCTGTTCGCCGTCGGCCGTAATTTGGACTCGTCGTGGCTGGAAACACTGCTGGATGAGACGACCGCCGAGCTGCCGGAGATCCGCTACGAGGCGGCGGCGGCCCTCGGTGAATACGAAGACGAGCGGGCGGTGCCCTGCCTCATACGGCTTACCGCGGATTGCGATGCCGAGGTCCGGCTGGCCGCCATCACCGCGTTAGGCAAGGTCGGCGGGAAATTGTCCAAAGCCCACCTGGAGGAACTCACCCGGTCTGAGGATGAGGCGGTTAGGGAGATGGCCGCCGAGGCGCTGGAAGACCTGGCGGAAGCCGCCGGCTTGCTTTCCGGCGAGATCGAGACCGTCAGGCCGGTTGACGCCGAAGAGGAAGAGCGGTATTGGGACGGGGAGACGTATGCCGGCTGA
- a CDS encoding site-specific integrase, with protein MKIYLEPVDVSKLAETAINPRDKLLVLTLFRLGCRVSEMLAIAVEDIDFTNSTVTIKHLKSRIKLKCPDCKAALSLTTIFCPTCGVKVESAVQEIKDVRRQRILPLEDNLLGLIKKFISSGGPVERNGRLVLFGINRHRAWQIVKNLAEKAGLPQIINADTGKIHSVSPHKLRDAFAVHAMKCDDSGNGMRLLQEHLGHASFNTTAKYRKIAGEEHRKWYQQLW; from the coding sequence ATGAAAATCTACCTTGAGCCTGTTGATGTCTCGAAGTTAGCCGAAACCGCGATCAATCCCCGGGATAAGCTACTTGTGTTAACGCTCTTTCGTCTCGGTTGCCGCGTCAGCGAAATGCTGGCCATTGCGGTTGAGGACATCGACTTTACGAATAGCACGGTCACCATCAAGCACCTTAAAAGCAGAATCAAACTCAAATGCCCGGATTGCAAGGCCGCTTTGAGTCTAACAACAATATTCTGCCCGACATGTGGGGTGAAAGTGGAGTCGGCCGTACAGGAAATCAAAGATGTGAGGCGCCAGCGTATCCTGCCGCTTGAAGATAATCTTCTGGGACTAATCAAGAAATTTATTTCCTCCGGAGGTCCGGTGGAGCGTAACGGCCGGCTGGTGCTTTTCGGCATCAACCGCCACCGCGCCTGGCAAATCGTCAAGAATTTGGCAGAAAAAGCCGGATTACCGCAGATAATTAACGCTGATACCGGCAAGATTCATTCGGTCTCACCCCATAAGCTGCGGGACGCTTTCGCCGTCCACGCCATGAAATGCGACGACTCTGGAAACGGTATGCGTTTGCTCCAGGAACACTTAGGACATGCGTCGTTCAATACGACAGCAAAATACCGTAAAATCGCGGGCGAAGAACACCGAAAATGGTACCAACAGCTCTGGTAA
- a CDS encoding hybrid sensor histidine kinase/response regulator codes for MTDIKIPSFTSDEGTEARIQHINQLLLAVRNINQLIIRNKNDAKELLGRASRILARDYGLVETWAMLFNHHGAMEFVAESGLTEEAQSQLNEILKRGAPPCVNIALESMKARLINNPSIICAGCPVSPHFLASHKIVVPLIFENDFLGTFVAIVTAQTVIGPKEFELLDEMARDIAFGLNEIDENIKRREIEHELRKYELIANNTKDIILFLSCDDGHILEANLAAVESYGYSREELLSRTISDLRAPDTRASVSSQIRQADSSGIIFETLHLRRDGSIFPVEVSSRGADILGGRMLVSVIRDITERKKAESILREVSEHQKTVLSTVPDMIVEVDLTKVYTWANPAAIAFFGSDMVGKEASFYFEGAQDTYHSVQPVFDGDEQTVYVESWQRRRDGQKRLLGWWCRPLKDSSGKVIGALSAAQDITERKQIEEKARRASREWRTTFDSMSDMISIQDRDFKITRVNKAYAEALGKPFREIIGKTCFELIHGTKTPIAGCPHLQTLKTGKPACFESFDPEHNNHSEVRTFPIMDDHRKVTFTIHVFHDITQRKLEEAEKQHLRDKAEMTSRLAAVGEMASGIAHEINNPLSGVIGFAELLLGRTDLPDDVRQDLETINEGSQRVKEIIRRMLTFARQQKPLRTCISVTDLIDNTLELRKYVLDTANIEVVRDYSPDMPALNIDPGQLQQVFLNLIVNAEYAMKKTHGRGRLTITARKDPDKFRFLFSDDGPGVPKEVRDKIFQPFFTTKVPGEGTGLGLSLSRGIVLEHAGDIVLGGIGSSGATFIVELPLGLACSSDTGLPMEVAAMVPTRTARVLVIDDEVSVRLFIEAMLVREGHSVETTETADEALVTLSNENYDMILLDIRMPGTSGIELFDQISSRWPNLAMRIVFTTGDTNDAVTSQFIAAKGVPCLAKPFDRQEVLNQLARLVLTSGSV; via the coding sequence ATGACCGATATTAAAATCCCATCTTTCACATCCGATGAAGGCACCGAGGCAAGGATCCAACATATAAACCAGTTACTTCTTGCCGTTCGTAACATAAACCAGCTTATCATTCGTAACAAAAATGATGCTAAAGAGCTGCTCGGACGAGCTAGCCGGATATTGGCTAGGGATTATGGGCTCGTCGAAACTTGGGCAATGCTCTTCAACCATCATGGGGCGATGGAATTTGTCGCTGAATCTGGGTTGACCGAGGAAGCTCAGAGCCAACTCAACGAAATACTAAAGAGAGGGGCCCCACCATGCGTTAACATCGCATTGGAAAGTATGAAGGCTCGTCTAATCAATAATCCTTCAATTATCTGTGCCGGTTGCCCGGTGTCACCACACTTTTTAGCCAGCCATAAGATCGTCGTTCCACTTATCTTTGAGAACGATTTTCTGGGGACTTTCGTTGCAATAGTCACCGCTCAGACTGTAATTGGTCCCAAAGAATTTGAGTTGCTTGACGAAATGGCCCGCGATATCGCTTTTGGCTTAAATGAGATCGATGAAAATATCAAGCGGCGTGAAATTGAGCACGAACTGCGCAAATACGAACTTATCGCCAACAACACCAAGGACATCATTCTATTCTTGAGTTGTGACGATGGCCATATCCTCGAGGCCAATCTGGCAGCCGTCGAGTCATATGGGTATTCTCGTGAGGAATTGCTTTCTAGGACAATTTCCGATCTGCGGGCACCCGACACCCGGGCGTCAGTGTCCAGCCAGATCCGGCAGGCCGACTCCTCTGGTATTATCTTCGAGACTCTCCATCTCCGCAGGGACGGCAGTATTTTCCCGGTGGAGGTCAGTTCTCGCGGCGCAGATATTTTGGGCGGGAGGATGCTAGTCAGTGTCATCAGAGATATCACTGAGCGCAAAAAGGCCGAATCGATACTGAGGGAAGTGTCTGAGCATCAAAAAACGGTGCTTTCCACCGTCCCCGACATGATCGTCGAGGTAGACCTCACAAAAGTTTACACTTGGGCGAACCCAGCTGCGATTGCGTTCTTCGGATCCGACATGGTTGGCAAAGAGGCGTCTTTTTATTTTGAAGGAGCTCAGGACACCTACCACTCCGTGCAACCGGTCTTCGATGGCGATGAGCAAACGGTTTATGTCGAAAGTTGGCAGAGGAGGCGCGACGGTCAGAAACGTTTGCTTGGGTGGTGGTGCAGACCTTTGAAAGACTCTAGTGGCAAAGTGATCGGTGCGTTATCGGCTGCCCAGGACATCACCGAACGCAAACAAATAGAAGAGAAAGCCCGCCGGGCATCCCGTGAGTGGAGAACAACTTTCGATTCCATGAGCGACATGATCTCGATTCAGGACCGTGATTTTAAAATCACCCGCGTTAACAAAGCTTACGCCGAGGCATTGGGTAAACCATTCCGGGAGATCATAGGCAAAACATGTTTTGAACTGATCCACGGAACTAAAACACCTATAGCTGGCTGCCCGCACCTTCAGACCCTTAAGACTGGTAAACCGGCCTGTTTTGAGTCATTTGATCCGGAGCACAACAATCACTCTGAGGTTCGTACCTTCCCCATCATGGATGACCATCGCAAGGTGACATTCACCATTCATGTGTTCCATGACATCACGCAACGTAAATTGGAGGAGGCCGAGAAGCAGCACCTCCGCGACAAAGCTGAAATGACTAGCCGCCTGGCTGCGGTAGGTGAGATGGCCTCCGGCATCGCCCATGAGATCAACAACCCCCTTAGCGGGGTCATAGGCTTCGCCGAACTCCTACTGGGGCGTACAGATCTGCCGGATGACGTTAGGCAAGATCTTGAAACGATCAACGAGGGAAGCCAGCGGGTCAAAGAGATCATTCGGCGCATGCTTACGTTCGCCCGCCAACAGAAACCTTTGCGTACGTGCATTAGTGTCACAGACCTTATCGACAACACTCTAGAACTCCGTAAATATGTCCTTGACACAGCCAACATCGAGGTCGTCCGCGATTACAGTCCCGATATGCCAGCATTGAACATCGACCCGGGGCAGTTGCAGCAGGTTTTCCTGAACCTGATCGTGAACGCTGAATATGCTATGAAGAAGACGCATGGCCGCGGCAGGTTGACCATCACCGCTCGCAAAGACCCTGACAAGTTTCGGTTTCTTTTCAGTGACGACGGGCCTGGCGTTCCCAAAGAGGTTAGGGACAAGATCTTCCAGCCATTCTTCACTACCAAGGTGCCCGGGGAGGGCACCGGTCTTGGCCTTAGCCTATCGCGAGGGATCGTCCTCGAGCACGCCGGAGATATTGTACTTGGGGGCATTGGCAGCAGTGGGGCCACGTTTATTGTTGAACTACCGCTGGGACTGGCGTGTTCAAGCGATACTGGTTTGCCGATGGAAGTGGCGGCCATGGTGCCAACAAGGACTGCGAGAGTGCTCGTAATAGATGACGAAGTTTCAGTGAGATTGTTCATTGAAGCTATGCTTGTCAGGGAAGGGCACTCGGTTGAAACTACAGAAACCGCCGACGAAGCACTCGTTACACTTTCCAACGAAAATTATGACATGATTCTGCTTGACATCCGTATGCCGGGGACAAGTGGTATCGAATTATTTGATCAGATATCCTCGAGATGGCCGAACTTAGCCATGCGCATCGTTTTTACTACCGGTGATACCAACGATGCAGTCACCTCCCAGTTCATCGCCGCCAAGGGAGTCCCCTGCCTGGCCAAACCATTCGACCGGCAAGAGGTGTTGAACCAATTGGCTAGGCTGGTTTTGACAAGCGGGAGTGTCTAG
- a CDS encoding dual specificity protein phosphatase family protein, which translates to MDQYNFSWVIAGRLSGHQAPSSMEDLLWLKQQGILALVRMAQPEVTRITSSQIEHLGMWDCHEPVPDFTAPEQDQIKRIMGFIAKALVTDRPVGVSCGAGMGRTGTILACYFVSQGWDAQKAMTYVRSLRPGSIETKAQEHAVIEYAKKR; encoded by the coding sequence GTGGATCAATATAATTTCAGTTGGGTTATTGCCGGCAGACTGTCTGGACACCAGGCTCCCTCGTCCATGGAAGATCTTCTCTGGCTAAAACAACAGGGTATCCTCGCCCTGGTGAGAATGGCGCAGCCCGAGGTAACAAGAATAACTAGTTCCCAGATAGAACATCTTGGCATGTGGGACTGCCACGAACCGGTGCCTGACTTCACGGCTCCGGAGCAGGATCAAATCAAAAGAATCATGGGGTTCATCGCAAAAGCTCTAGTAACAGATAGACCGGTGGGTGTTTCGTGTGGAGCGGGCATGGGGCGGACCGGGACGATACTTGCCTGCTACTTTGTAAGCCAGGGTTGGGACGCTCAAAAAGCTATGACTTATGTCCGGAGCCTCAGGCCGGGATCGATTGAAACCAAAGCCCAAGAACATGCGGTCATAGAGTACGCCAAAAAACGCTGA
- a CDS encoding TldD/PmbA family protein has translation MPDIDSVAERLAGKLRSYRADHIEVRLEETESSAVSYRGRELEAATRSRDAGGNVRALVDGGWGFATFNSLEAIEKRIAQAVEQARLAGKAKSEFAPMPPASADVTIDAKHDPRRISLAEKKALLDEYNQTIWSVSGLQTSSIGYGDSRRRCILVNSDGSVIRQERADITLRVTAVAAGSGEVQQSGISMGSRGDFEEIKGLHARVKETAERGAALLKAPQARGGEYTVVLDPVLAGVFVHEAFGHLSEADHIYENPQLKEVMVLGREFGGGHLNIIDDATIDNLRGSYAFDDEGVPGQRVHLIREGRLSGRLHSRETAAKMGEKPSGSARAISFRHPPIVRMANTYIEPRDVTFDQMIGDIKEGIYARNWYGGTTSMEMFTFSAGEAFMIRNGRVEELLRPVVLSGNVFETLKRIDAIGNDLEMNQGGGCGKGGQSPLPVSNGSPHIRIQKCLVGGR, from the coding sequence ATGCCAGATATCGATTCCGTCGCCGAGCGCCTCGCCGGCAAATTGAGAAGTTACCGCGCCGACCATATAGAAGTCCGCCTGGAAGAGACCGAATCCTCCGCCGTCTCCTATCGCGGCCGGGAGCTGGAAGCGGCTACCCGCAGCCGGGACGCCGGGGGCAACGTCCGCGCCCTCGTTGACGGCGGCTGGGGCTTTGCCACCTTCAATTCTCTTGAGGCTATCGAAAAACGCATCGCTCAGGCGGTGGAGCAGGCGCGCCTCGCCGGTAAGGCAAAAAGTGAATTCGCCCCGATGCCCCCAGCCTCCGCCGACGTGACCATCGACGCCAAACACGACCCGCGGCGAATCAGCCTGGCTGAAAAAAAGGCCTTGCTCGACGAATACAACCAGACCATCTGGTCAGTATCCGGTCTTCAGACCTCCAGCATCGGCTACGGCGACTCGCGCCGCCGCTGCATCCTGGTCAACTCGGACGGCTCGGTCATCCGCCAGGAGCGCGCCGATATCACCCTGCGGGTCACCGCGGTGGCCGCCGGCTCCGGCGAGGTGCAGCAGTCAGGCATCTCCATGGGCTCCCGCGGCGATTTCGAGGAAATCAAAGGCCTCCACGCCCGGGTCAAAGAGACCGCCGAGCGGGGGGCGGCCCTCCTCAAAGCACCCCAGGCCAGGGGCGGCGAGTACACCGTGGTGCTGGACCCGGTGCTGGCCGGCGTTTTCGTCCACGAAGCCTTCGGCCACCTGTCGGAGGCGGACCACATCTACGAGAATCCCCAGCTCAAGGAAGTCATGGTGCTGGGGCGCGAGTTCGGCGGCGGGCACCTTAATATCATCGACGATGCCACAATCGACAACCTGCGCGGTTCCTATGCCTTTGACGACGAGGGTGTCCCGGGCCAGCGCGTCCACCTCATCCGGGAAGGCAGGCTCTCCGGACGACTGCATTCCCGGGAAACGGCGGCCAAGATGGGCGAGAAGCCATCCGGCAGCGCCCGGGCTATCTCCTTCCGCCACCCGCCCATTGTGCGCATGGCCAATACCTACATCGAGCCGCGTGACGTTACTTTCGACCAGATGATCGGCGATATCAAAGAAGGCATCTACGCCCGCAACTGGTACGGCGGCACGACTTCCATGGAGATGTTCACCTTCTCCGCCGGCGAAGCCTTCATGATCCGGAACGGCCGCGTCGAGGAACTGCTGCGGCCGGTGGTCCTCTCCGGCAATGTCTTCGAGACATTAAAACGAATCGACGCCATCGGCAACGACCTGGAAATGAACCAGGGCGGCGGCTGCGGCAAGGGCGGCCAATCGCCCCTGCCGGTATCCAACGGCTCGCCCCACATCCGCATCCAGAAATGCCTGGTAGGAGGCCGCTAG
- a CDS encoding FAS1-like dehydratase domain-containing protein: MERIPFNELKDRAGFELPVMSFDIDGTLIRRFAAAVGDRSPRWQTEAPPSLIPALGFDRVYEMLASADEVAVLHGATEVEFFQPARLGDSVTMKARIASARERVSGGKTMVFVNVDAAYTNQLGQPVAACRQTAIVQKNG; this comes from the coding sequence GTGGAACGCATCCCCTTCAACGAACTCAAGGACAGAGCGGGATTTGAGCTGCCGGTCATGTCTTTCGATATCGACGGGACGCTCATCCGGCGTTTTGCCGCGGCGGTCGGCGACCGGTCCCCGCGCTGGCAAACCGAGGCGCCGCCGTCGCTGATCCCGGCGCTGGGGTTCGACCGCGTCTACGAAATGCTGGCTTCCGCTGATGAGGTGGCGGTGCTGCACGGGGCTACCGAGGTCGAGTTTTTCCAGCCGGCGCGCCTGGGGGACAGCGTCACGATGAAGGCCAGGATCGCTTCAGCGCGCGAGCGCGTCTCCGGCGGCAAGACGATGGTTTTCGTCAACGTCGACGCCGCTTACACCAATCAACTCGGTCAGCCAGTGGCGGCCTGCCGCCAGACGGCCATAGTGCAGAAAAATGGCTGA
- a CDS encoding TldD/PmbA family protein: MAYDFERLLERAARVAEQADLFIVDSEETPVHFEANRLKSLQARQSSSVALRVIKEGRLGFAVSTRPDDGEKLLEMALETARFGQQVDFELPGPGAYPSIDVYDSAVLGVPTARMVELGERMISAVTGKHPDVLCDGGVETAAVSVRVMNSRGADAGYRKTVMGLGLQGTRVRGTDMLFVGDDRDDCRVIHDVDEVISNTLTQLERSGRNASVRSGELPVLFTPSGVVSAFIPALASALNGKLVFEGASPLSRRLGEVVLDENFSLYDDAAIPMRPTSRPCDDEGVPCRRTPLIENGRVANFYYDLKTAAKAGKTSTGNGSRGRGGAPAPSVNALVVASGQASFESLLSGIKEGLVVEYLMGAEQGNVLGGDFSGNVLLGYKVENGEIVGRVKDTVVAGNVYKLLSGITVGADARWQGGVFTPSIFCPAVPVAAK; this comes from the coding sequence ATGGCTTACGATTTCGAACGCCTCCTGGAGCGGGCAGCCAGGGTCGCCGAACAAGCCGACCTCTTCATCGTGGATTCCGAGGAAACGCCGGTCCATTTCGAGGCCAACCGCCTCAAGAGTCTGCAGGCCAGGCAGAGTTCCTCCGTCGCCCTGCGCGTAATCAAGGAAGGCCGCCTGGGTTTCGCCGTGTCCACCCGGCCTGACGACGGCGAGAAACTGCTGGAGATGGCCCTGGAGACGGCGCGTTTCGGCCAACAGGTCGATTTTGAACTCCCCGGTCCGGGCGCATACCCTTCGATCGATGTCTACGACAGCGCGGTGCTCGGCGTGCCGACAGCCAGGATGGTTGAACTCGGCGAGCGGATGATCTCGGCGGTCACCGGAAAACACCCCGACGTGCTGTGCGACGGCGGCGTGGAGACCGCCGCGGTTTCGGTGCGGGTGATGAACTCCCGCGGCGCCGACGCCGGCTACCGGAAAACGGTCATGGGGCTCGGCCTCCAGGGGACCCGCGTCCGCGGCACCGATATGCTTTTCGTCGGCGACGACCGGGATGACTGCCGGGTCATTCATGATGTTGATGAGGTTATCAGTAACACCCTGACTCAACTTGAGCGGTCCGGCAGGAATGCCTCGGTCAGGTCGGGGGAACTGCCGGTGCTCTTCACCCCGTCCGGCGTTGTCTCGGCTTTCATCCCGGCGCTGGCCTCAGCCCTGAACGGCAAACTGGTCTTCGAGGGCGCTTCCCCCTTGTCCCGGCGCCTCGGAGAGGTCGTGCTGGATGAAAATTTCTCGCTCTACGACGACGCCGCCATCCCGATGCGCCCCACCTCCCGCCCCTGCGACGACGAGGGCGTGCCCTGCCGCCGCACCCCGCTCATTGAAAACGGCCGCGTCGCCAATTTCTATTACGACCTGAAAACTGCGGCCAAAGCCGGCAAGACCTCCACCGGCAACGGCTCGCGCGGCCGCGGCGGCGCCCCGGCGCCGTCGGTCAACGCCCTGGTGGTGGCCTCCGGTCAGGCGAGTTTCGAATCGCTGTTGTCCGGCATCAAAGAGGGGCTGGTGGTTGAGTATCTGATGGGCGCCGAGCAGGGCAACGTCCTGGGCGGCGATTTTTCGGGCAATGTCCTGCTGGGCTACAAGGTTGAAAACGGCGAGATCGTCGGCCGGGTCAAGGATACGGTGGTCGCCGGCAATGTCTACAAGCTGTTGTCCGGCATCACCGTCGGCGCCGATGCCCGCTGGCAGGGCGGCGTCTTTACCCCCTCGATCTTCTGCCCGGCGGTGCCGGTGGCGGCCAAATGA
- a CDS encoding GNAT family N-acetyltransferase, translating to MPAELPKVNLRPKRLEDAELDYQWQTDPEFASLHAKEAVTLSFAQFQEEYAEVFKNRWPGRLHFAIETEQGLCIGDCACHNIRHDEAEGEVGINIARREYWGKGYGAAALSQFVEYIFSCTGLKKLKLRTLEGNLRAQRSFIRAGFRPAGVLEDGGHRFLRMELSREEWLKMTGHHDRMPADSAEES from the coding sequence ATGCCGGCTGAACTGCCGAAAGTAAACCTCCGGCCGAAGCGCCTGGAGGATGCCGAGCTTGATTACCAGTGGCAGACCGACCCGGAGTTCGCCAGCCTCCACGCCAAGGAAGCCGTTACCCTGTCGTTCGCCCAGTTCCAGGAAGAGTACGCCGAGGTCTTCAAGAACCGCTGGCCGGGGCGGCTCCATTTCGCCATCGAGACCGAACAGGGCCTCTGCATCGGTGACTGCGCCTGTCACAACATCAGGCATGACGAAGCCGAGGGGGAGGTGGGCATCAATATCGCCCGCCGCGAATACTGGGGGAAGGGCTACGGCGCCGCCGCTTTATCCCAGTTCGTCGAGTACATCTTTTCCTGCACCGGCCTGAAGAAGCTTAAGCTGCGCACCCTGGAAGGCAACCTCCGGGCGCAGCGGAGCTTCATCCGGGCCGGTTTCCGGCCTGCCGGCGTTCTCGAAGACGGGGGTCATCGCTTCCTGCGCATGGAACTGTCCCGCGAGGAATGGCTGAAAATGACCGGCCACCATGACCGGATGCCGGCCGATTCCGCTGAAGAGAGCTAA
- a CDS encoding MaoC/PaaZ C-terminal domain-containing protein — translation MADTPYFEDTAVGAELPALEKLPTPRQLVMYAGASGDFNPIHYDREAAAARGLPGIVVHGQLVSSCLIQLVTDWLGPAGSLKKHSVSYKAMTFPGEKLLLRGVVARKSEAGDGLVTLSIWAENPRGEKTVTGTAVVELPRRPV, via the coding sequence ATGGCTGACACCCCGTACTTCGAGGATACCGCCGTCGGAGCCGAGTTGCCGGCGCTGGAAAAATTGCCCACGCCGAGGCAACTGGTGATGTACGCCGGGGCTTCCGGTGATTTCAATCCCATCCATTACGACCGGGAAGCCGCCGCCGCCAGGGGGCTGCCGGGCATTGTCGTCCACGGGCAGCTGGTCTCGTCCTGCCTGATACAGCTGGTCACCGACTGGCTGGGGCCAGCCGGTTCGCTTAAGAAGCACTCGGTCAGCTACAAGGCGATGACTTTCCCAGGCGAAAAGCTGCTGCTGCGCGGCGTCGTCGCCAGGAAATCGGAGGCGGGTGACGGGTTGGTAACCCTGTCCATCTGGGCGGAGAACCCGAGGGGGGAGAAGACGGTGACCGGAACCGCCGTCGTCGAACTGCCCCGGCGGCCGGTTTAG
- a CDS encoding PAC2 family protein, translating into MSGIIKIHARPKLHEPNMLAAWPGIANVAMITGTYLAHKLNPKPLAEVIAPYFFDPIGVLVRDNLVESPQFPESRFFYWKNKPGKRDLILFLGDDQPSSKTYELAHAVIDVAERFGVKRLYTCAAALTRIHHSEQPKVWGAATRDAILDDLKAQRLVMGGDLQISGLNGLLLGVAKERRLDAVCLLGEVPHYASRFPNPTAALAIAEAMQKMLDIEVDLAELKEQAAEAAGRLKEMTAEAMGDYIDYFTEPIWERGENEEEEEDGSPGSQN; encoded by the coding sequence TTGAGCGGCATCATCAAGATCCACGCCCGTCCCAAGCTTCATGAGCCCAACATGCTGGCCGCCTGGCCCGGCATCGCCAATGTGGCCATGATCACCGGAACCTACCTGGCGCACAAACTTAATCCCAAGCCGCTGGCCGAGGTCATCGCCCCCTATTTTTTTGATCCCATCGGCGTGCTGGTACGGGACAACCTGGTGGAGTCGCCGCAGTTTCCGGAGAGCCGCTTCTTTTACTGGAAGAACAAGCCGGGCAAACGCGACCTGATCCTCTTCCTGGGCGATGACCAGCCGTCCTCCAAGACCTATGAACTGGCGCATGCCGTCATTGATGTCGCCGAGCGCTTCGGCGTCAAACGCCTGTACACCTGCGCCGCCGCCCTGACCCGGATCCATCATTCGGAGCAGCCCAAGGTCTGGGGCGCCGCCACCCGCGATGCCATCCTGGACGACCTTAAGGCGCAGCGGCTGGTCATGGGCGGCGACCTGCAGATCTCCGGCCTGAACGGCCTGTTGCTCGGCGTGGCCAAGGAGCGGCGGCTGGATGCCGTCTGCCTGCTGGGTGAAGTGCCGCACTACGCCTCGCGCTTCCCCAACCCCACCGCCGCCCTGGCCATCGCCGAAGCGATGCAGAAGATGCTGGACATTGAAGTTGACCTGGCTGAACTCAAGGAACAGGCGGCTGAGGCCGCCGGCCGTCTCAAAGAGATGACCGCCGAGGCCATGGGCGACTATATAGACTATTTCACTGAACCCATCTGGGAGCGGGGTGAGAATGAGGAGGAGGAAGAGGATGGCAGCCCCGGGTCGCAAAACTAA
- a CDS encoding helix-turn-helix domain-containing protein: MTDDTIQKRFGERIRTLRQLRKLSQEELAFRAGIHRTYLGGIERGERNPALRNINALAEALSVSLSELFKLGDKTRF; this comes from the coding sequence ATGACCGACGATACGATACAGAAACGATTCGGCGAGAGAATAAGAACTCTCCGGCAGCTAAGAAAACTATCCCAGGAAGAATTAGCCTTTAGGGCCGGTATCCACCGCACTTACCTCGGTGGTATCGAGCGCGGGGAGCGGAACCCGGCTCTAAGGAATATCAACGCACTCGCCGAGGCGCTCAGCGTCAGCCTCTCCGAACTCTTTAAGCTCGGCGATAAAACCAGGTTTTAG